The Boseongicola sp. DNA segment GCTGAGAATCGCAGATTGAGGCTCAGTCTGGTAGCGACTCTTTGCGACCATCGTTTCCCAAAAAAAGAGCCAGGAGCATCATTGGAGGGACCGTAAAACACAGAGGAACCGGAATGCCCCAGAGTTGCGGGCATTGGTGGCCGTCGGTCGTAAGCTCAAACGCGCTGAAACCCAAACCGGTAAAAAGCGCAAGCGTGGTGCAAGCGTAGAAAAGCCAGACACTCACTGCTCCGGTCATGGAAAGCGCCCCGAGCATCCCAGCGAAGTAGATCGATACAATGACGCAGGCGGGTTGGTTCAGGACGGGGTAGGTCGGGCAGAAGCCGGGGGTGGCGGTGTTGTAAGCGACGAGGATAAGGGCGCCGGAGAGCATCAGCAGCGCGATGATCATCAGGTAGGTTCGGTTTCTGTTGGACTTCATAGGCGTACCCCTTGTTGGCCAAGTTAACGTCAATTCCGCCATGCTCAAAGAAAAAGCCCTGCTGGAATTAACCTGCGGGGCTTCTATTTGATTAGGTACTTTCAAAGAGTCTTGATGCAGTCCTTAGACACAACTACGCCCACCGATCAGGGCGGGCGATTTGTAGCCTCCGGTATCACCGCAAGTGCTGGTCGAGCTAAACTTATTCTCAATCTTTTAGTTCGAGCCGGAAGCGCACGACACTGGCATTTTCGTCTATCGTACCTCTTGCCTGCTGCGAACCGCGAAGGATGTTTCTGGGTTTGGAGGTCTCTGACTCGACTCTTACTCTCACAACTAGGTCCCAGTCAGAATTATTTGGCTCTTGATTTACTGTTACATTCGCACCTTCATCCGCAGTCGCGGAAAATGCCGATGCTGTCATCACCGTCGCGGCAAGCACCAAAGTGGTGAAAATTCTCATGGTAGTCCCCCTGTTTCTTCAGTTTGACCGTAGGTCAGGCGGGGTTGCTGGTCAAAGGTTTAATGCATTGTTTCCAAAGTCATATCAATGCGGTGAACAATGGCGCATTGCCCAAAAAAAGGCCGGGAGCGAAGCCCGGCCTTTGTCTTGAATATAGGTCGCTTTAGGACGCGGCCAGATCGCGCAGGACGTAGTGCAGAACGCCGCCGTGTTCGATGTATTCTTTTTCGATGGCGGTATCGATCCGGCACTTGATCTCGATGTCTTTGGTTGATCCGTCAGCAAAGGTGATCGTGCAGGGCACGTTCGACAGTGGTTTCAGGTCGCCCTCAAGATCGGTGATAGAGACGATTTCGTCGCCTTTCAGGCCCAGAGATTTGCGGCTGTCGCCATTTGTGAATTCGAACGGGATTACGCCCATGCCGACCAGGTTCGAGCGGTGGATACGTTCGAAGTTTTCGGCGATCACTGCTTTGACCCCCAAAAGCGCGGTGCCTTTGGCGGCCCAATCACGGCTTGAACCGGCGCCGTATTGTTCGCCGCCGAAGATCACCAGCGGTGTGCCCTGTTCCTGGTAGGCCATGGCGGCGTCGTAGATTGCCGCCTGTTCGCCGTCGGGACCAAGGGTATAACCACCTTCAACACCGTCCAGCATCTCGTTCTTGATGCGGATGTTGGCGAAGGTGCCGCGCATCATGATCTGGTGGTTGCCGCGGCGCGATCCGTAGGAGTTGAACTCGCGCGGGGCGACCTGACGGTCAGTCAGATAGCGGCCTGCCGGTGTGCTTTCCTTGAACGAACCGGCCGGTGAGATGTGGTCGGTGGTGATCATGTCGCCAAGGATGGCCAGTACCCGTGCGTTTTCGACATTGGAGATAACGCCGGGGTCTTTGCTCATGCCCTGGAAGTAGGGTGGGTTTTGGACATAGGTCGACGTTGCGGGCCAGTCGTAGGTCTGACTGTCGGTGGTTTCGACCGATTGCCATTTCTCGTCGCCGGTGAAGACTTCGGCATATTTCGAGGTGAAAGCTTCGCGGGTAACGGTGGCTTCAACCAGTTCCGCGATCTCGGCCTGAGTTGGCCAGATGTCTTTCAGGTAGACGTCGTTGCCGTTCTGGTCTTGACCCAGCGGTTCCGTTGTAAGATCGATGTCCATGGTGCCAGCCAGCGCGTAGGCGACGACCAGCGGTGGTGAGGCCAAATAGTTGGCGCGCACATCCGGGCTGATCCGGCCTTCGAAGTTGCGGTTGCCGGACAGGACCGAAGTGGCCACCAGATCGCCGTCGGCGATGGCTTTGGAAAGCTCGGGCTGGATCGGGCCAGAGTTACCAATACAGGTCGTGCAGCCATAGCCGACCAGATTGAAGCCGATGGCGTCGAGGTCTTCTTGCAGGTTGGCGGCTTCTAGGTAGGCCGAGACGACCTGGCTGCCGGGGGCCAGAGATGTTTTAACCCAAGGCTGGCGATCAAGACCAAGGGCGCGTGCTTTGCGGGCGACGAGGCCCGCGCCGATCATCACATAGGGGTTTGATGTGTTGGTGCACGACGTGATCGAGGCGATCACGACCTTGCCCGAATTCATCGTGTAGTCTTCGCCATCGACGGCCACTTCTTTGCCCATGGGGCGTTTGAAGGTGTTCTCCATCTCGTTGGTGAAGGCCGATTTCGAGGCGTTCAGGGCAACGTAGTCCTGTGGGCGCTTTGGGCCGGAGATGGCGGGGACGATGGTGCCCATGTCGAGGGTCAGAGTGTCGGTGTAGACCGGTGCATAATCATCGCCGCGCCAGAAGCCATTTTCCTTGGCGTAGGCTTCGACCAGTGCGATGCGGTCTTCTGAACGGCCCGTGGTGCGCATGTAGCGGAGCGTTTCGCCATCGACTGGGAAAAAACCGCAGGTCGCGCCGTATTCCGGGGCCATGTTTGCGATAGTGGCGCGGTCGGCCAGTGGCAGCGTGTCGAGGCCTTTGCCGTAAAACTCGACGAATTTGCCCACAACGCCTTTGGCGCGCAGCATTTCGACGACTTTCAACACGAGGTCAGTGCCTGTGGTGCCTTCGACCATGGCACCGGTCAGTTCAAAGCCGATAACCTCGGGGATCAGCATGGAAATCGGCTGGCCGAGCATGGCGGCCTCGGCCTCGATCCCGCCAACGCCCCAACCCAGAACAGCGAGGCCGTTAACCATTGTGGTGTGGCTGTCGGTGCCAACGAGGGTGTCGGGATAGGCAACTTCGCTGCCATTCTGATCCTTGTCGGTCCAAACGGCTTGAGACAGGTATTCCAGGTTGACCTGGTGGCAGATGCCGGTGCCCGGTGGCACGACGCGGAAGTTGTTGAATGCCGACTGGCCCCATTTCAGGAAGGTGTAGCGTTCAAGGTTGCGTTCATATTCGCGATCCACGTTCATCTGGAAGGCGCGGGGATTGCCGAACTCGTCG contains these protein-coding regions:
- the acnA gene encoding aconitate hydratase AcnA, which gives rise to MPITVGHDSSNTRKTLSVGAQSVDYYSIPAAEAAGLGSFARLPAALKVVLENMLRFEDAKTVSVDDIRAFSEWADKGGKNPREIAYRPARVLMQDFTGVPAVVDLAAMRDGIVALGGDAEKINPLNPVDLVIDHSVMIDEFGNPRAFQMNVDREYERNLERYTFLKWGQSAFNNFRVVPPGTGICHQVNLEYLSQAVWTDKDQNGSEVAYPDTLVGTDSHTTMVNGLAVLGWGVGGIEAEAAMLGQPISMLIPEVIGFELTGAMVEGTTGTDLVLKVVEMLRAKGVVGKFVEFYGKGLDTLPLADRATIANMAPEYGATCGFFPVDGETLRYMRTTGRSEDRIALVEAYAKENGFWRGDDYAPVYTDTLTLDMGTIVPAISGPKRPQDYVALNASKSAFTNEMENTFKRPMGKEVAVDGEDYTMNSGKVVIASITSCTNTSNPYVMIGAGLVARKARALGLDRQPWVKTSLAPGSQVVSAYLEAANLQEDLDAIGFNLVGYGCTTCIGNSGPIQPELSKAIADGDLVATSVLSGNRNFEGRISPDVRANYLASPPLVVAYALAGTMDIDLTTEPLGQDQNGNDVYLKDIWPTQAEIAELVEATVTREAFTSKYAEVFTGDEKWQSVETTDSQTYDWPATSTYVQNPPYFQGMSKDPGVISNVENARVLAILGDMITTDHISPAGSFKESTPAGRYLTDRQVAPREFNSYGSRRGNHQIMMRGTFANIRIKNEMLDGVEGGYTLGPDGEQAAIYDAAMAYQEQGTPLVIFGGEQYGAGSSRDWAAKGTALLGVKAVIAENFERIHRSNLVGMGVIPFEFTNGDSRKSLGLKGDEIVSITDLEGDLKPLSNVPCTITFADGSTKDIEIKCRIDTAIEKEYIEHGGVLHYVLRDLAAS